In Mixophyes fleayi isolate aMixFle1 chromosome 4, aMixFle1.hap1, whole genome shotgun sequence, the following proteins share a genomic window:
- the FAM107B gene encoding protein FAM107B, producing MAEPDYIESDNPELIKPHKLVNPVKTSRNHQDLHRELLMNQKRGLSPQNKPELQKVMEKRKRDQVVKLQKEEADHKKSDLEIELQKRHQKLEEMEMEKHKTEEEQENKPEFLKVKGNLRRMNQEISNGNDS from the exons ATGGCTGAGCCAGACTACATTGAATCGGATAATCCAGAACTAATAAAGCCCCACAAACTAGTAAATCCAGTGAAGACCTCCAGAAACCACCAGGATCTTCACAGAGAATTGTTAATGAACCAAAAAAG AGGCCTCTCACCCCAAAACAAACCTGAGTTGCAGAAAGTGAtggagaagagaaaaagagatcAAGTTGTCAAACTGCAAAAGGAAGAGGCCGACCATAAAAAGTCAGATTTGGAAATAGAACTACAAAAGCGGCATCAGAAACTCGAAGAG atgGAAATGGAAAAACATAAGACTGAGGAGGAACAGGAAAACAAGCCAGAGTTTCTCAAAGTCAAAGGCAACCTTAGGAGAATGAATCAGGAAATATCCAATGGCAACGATTCTTAG